A genome region from Thalassococcus arenae includes the following:
- a CDS encoding tetratricopeptide repeat protein, translating into MEAGRFVEARDALWPAARSGNADAEELIGVMYALGLGVEQDYVRAFEWYLRSAMKGHPGAQSGVGWYYETGLGLPAPDLVRAYLWYRLSTIGGDPDAAISVEEVAKKMTPEEIEYAHDLINDYKIWLYPFR; encoded by the coding sequence ATGGAGGCCGGCCGTTTTGTCGAGGCGCGTGACGCGCTGTGGCCCGCGGCGCGGTCCGGGAATGCCGATGCCGAGGAGCTCATCGGGGTCATGTATGCCCTGGGCCTCGGCGTTGAGCAGGACTATGTCCGCGCTTTCGAGTGGTATCTGCGTAGCGCGATGAAGGGCCATCCCGGCGCGCAATCCGGCGTCGGGTGGTATTACGAGACCGGGCTCGGCCTGCCGGCCCCCGATCTGGTTCGCGCCTACCTTTGGTACAGGCTCAGCACCATCGGGGGCGACCCCGATGCCGCGATTTCGGTCGAAGAGGTGGCCAAGAAGATGACCCCCGAAGAGATTGAATACGCTCATGATCTAATCAACGATTATAAAATTTGGCTCTATCCGTTCCGCTAG
- the dctP gene encoding TRAP transporter substrate-binding protein DctP — MINGLIKATLTAALLAGGATIAAAQDFTIRATANSNENDEDYDGLVVFKDYVEKASNGAIAVELFIGTQLCSGGAECLQGVADGTIDVFVTTSGGAAGIFPYVQVLDLPYLMSDDRVAEMVLSGDFTRKMRDMALADSGNTIRIMTIGNTGGWRGFANTERRVTGPADLTGLKMRTVVADLPQELVKAMGASPTPISWPELFTSLQTKVVEGTANGITDIMNMKFPEAGLKYLTLDGHAYMGAIWVMNNEKFLGMPEEMRKVVVDGFAALQQATFASPKRKSIQAYQEFLAAGGDVYVPSPEEKAAFKAAAEPVFAWFQENVTGGPEIYEALTAAVAAAEAELAKAYESDLN, encoded by the coding sequence ATGATCAACGGTCTCATCAAGGCGACGCTGACTGCGGCGCTGCTGGCGGGCGGGGCGACCATCGCCGCCGCGCAGGATTTCACCATCCGCGCCACCGCGAACTCGAACGAGAACGACGAAGACTATGACGGCCTGGTCGTCTTCAAGGATTACGTCGAAAAGGCATCGAACGGCGCGATCGCGGTCGAGCTGTTCATCGGCACGCAGCTTTGCTCGGGCGGCGCGGAATGCCTGCAGGGCGTGGCCGACGGCACGATCGACGTCTTCGTCACCACCTCGGGTGGCGCGGCGGGCATCTTTCCGTACGTTCAGGTGCTGGACCTGCCCTACCTGATGTCGGACGACCGCGTGGCCGAGATGGTGCTGTCGGGTGATTTCACCCGCAAGATGCGCGACATGGCACTGGCCGATTCCGGCAACACCATCCGCATCATGACCATCGGCAACACCGGCGGCTGGCGCGGCTTCGCCAATACCGAGCGCCGGGTCACCGGTCCGGCCGACCTCACCGGTCTCAAGATGCGCACGGTGGTCGCCGACCTGCCGCAGGAACTGGTCAAGGCCATGGGTGCATCACCGACCCCGATTTCATGGCCCGAGCTGTTCACGTCGCTGCAGACCAAGGTGGTCGAGGGCACCGCGAACGGCATCACCGACATCATGAACATGAAGTTCCCCGAAGCCGGCCTGAAATACCTGACACTGGACGGTCACGCCTACATGGGCGCGATCTGGGTGATGAACAACGAAAAGTTCCTCGGCATGCCCGAAGAGATGCGCAAGGTCGTGGTCGACGGCTTCGCCGCGCTCCAGCAGGCCACCTTTGCCTCGCCCAAGCGCAAGTCGATCCAGGCCTACCAGGAATTCCTCGCCGCTGGCGGTGACGTCTATGTCCCCTCGCCCGAAGAAAAGGCCGCGTTCAAGGCCGCGGCCGAGCCGGTTTTCGCCTGGTTCCAGGAAAACGTGACCGGCGGCCCCGAAATCTACGAGGCGCTGACCGCCGCGGTAGCCGCGGCCGAAGCGGAGCTGGCCAAGGCCTACGAGTCGGACCTGAACTGA
- a CDS encoding TRAP transporter large permease, with protein MLVWFLPLFLLFLMIGLPVFFGMLAAPGILLMLNGQERDLALLYRNVYNGMDSFPLMAIPFFMLAGELMNRGGITERLVEFSQALMGHLRGGLAHVNVLSSMLFAGLSGSAVADTSALGSMLIPAMQKEGYTRRFAAAITAASSVIGPIIPPSGIMIIYAYVMGESVAALFLAGIVPGILVGVGLMVMVKFMADRYDFPASRNKATWGERGQASLKAFFPLMTPVIILGGILGGVFTPTEAAAVAVAYAIIIGMFVLRTLRLRDLPDVLSQAAMTSAVVLLLVGAAMAFKTVVSLSHTPEILAAYILSLSENPLVLLFLINLLLFVVGMFLDAGPAIIILGPILAPIFTDLGIDPIHFAIIMSVNLTVGLATPPMGLVLFVASSVSGEKVETISKAILPFLAVEILVIFLITFIPEISMTIPRLTGFAD; from the coding sequence ATGCTGGTCTGGTTCCTTCCCCTTTTCCTGCTGTTCCTGATGATCGGTCTGCCGGTGTTCTTCGGGATGCTCGCCGCACCGGGCATCCTGCTGATGCTGAACGGGCAGGAGCGCGATCTCGCCCTGCTCTACCGCAACGTCTACAACGGCATGGACAGCTTTCCGCTGATGGCGATCCCGTTCTTCATGCTCGCGGGCGAGTTGATGAATCGCGGCGGCATCACCGAACGGCTGGTCGAATTCAGCCAGGCGCTGATGGGCCACCTGCGCGGCGGTCTGGCGCATGTCAACGTGCTGTCCTCGATGCTGTTCGCGGGTCTTTCCGGTTCGGCGGTCGCCGATACCTCGGCGCTCGGCTCGATGCTGATCCCCGCGATGCAGAAGGAAGGCTATACCCGCCGCTTCGCCGCCGCGATCACCGCCGCATCTTCGGTGATCGGGCCGATCATTCCGCCTTCGGGCATCATGATCATCTATGCCTACGTGATGGGCGAATCCGTCGCCGCGCTGTTCCTGGCCGGGATCGTCCCGGGAATCCTGGTGGGCGTCGGCCTGATGGTCATGGTCAAGTTCATGGCCGACCGCTACGACTTTCCGGCCTCGCGCAACAAGGCGACCTGGGGCGAACGCGGACAGGCCAGCCTCAAGGCGTTCTTCCCGTTGATGACCCCGGTCATCATCCTGGGCGGCATCCTGGGCGGGGTGTTCACACCCACCGAGGCCGCCGCCGTGGCGGTGGCCTACGCGATCATCATCGGCATGTTCGTTCTGCGCACGCTGCGCCTGCGCGACCTGCCCGACGTCCTGAGCCAGGCCGCGATGACCTCGGCCGTGGTTTTGCTGCTGGTCGGCGCCGCGATGGCGTTCAAGACCGTGGTCAGCCTCAGCCACACCCCTGAAATCCTGGCCGCCTACATCCTGTCGCTTTCGGAAAATCCGCTGGTCCTGCTGTTCCTGATCAACCTGCTGCTGTTCGTCGTCGGCATGTTCCTGGACGCGGGCCCGGCGATCATCATCCTCGGCCCGATCCTGGCGCCGATCTTCACCGACCTTGGCATCGATCCGATCCACTTCGCCATCATCATGAGCGTCAACCTGACCGTGGGCCTTGCCACGCCGCCGATGGGGCTGGTGCTGTTCGTCGCCTCGTCGGTCAGCGGCGAAAAGGTCGAAACGATTTCCAAGGCGATTTTGCCCTTCCTTGCCGTCGAGATCCTGGTGATCTTCCTGATCACCTTCATCCCCGAGATTTCCATGACGATCCCCAGGCTCACGGGGTTTGCGGATTGA
- a CDS encoding TRAP transporter small permease, with translation MAALLGILRPLQFALDHVLRIGRWIGIACIALMVVAILAQVFFRYVLNNAQPWPEELARFLMLWMTGLMAPTAYRRGGFVAIDMLTALLPRALGATLALALLILSGLVLIVGLQFGIKHVNSGWLFASSSLYVPMELIGQKGFKLKLAWMYMSLYVGLWLLLAVNIELILRQVVTLLGGEDRLRPQMHADLTVE, from the coding sequence ATGGCCGCATTGCTGGGGATCCTGCGCCCCCTGCAATTCGCACTGGACCATGTCCTGCGGATCGGGCGCTGGATCGGCATCGCCTGCATCGCACTGATGGTGGTCGCGATCCTGGCACAGGTCTTTTTCCGCTACGTGCTGAACAACGCCCAGCCCTGGCCCGAGGAACTGGCCCGCTTCCTGATGCTGTGGATGACCGGCCTGATGGCGCCGACCGCGTATCGGCGCGGCGGGTTCGTGGCGATCGACATGCTGACGGCGCTGCTGCCGCGCGCGCTTGGCGCGACGCTGGCGCTGGCGCTGCTGATCCTGTCGGGCCTCGTGCTGATCGTGGGTCTGCAATTCGGCATCAAGCACGTCAACTCCGGCTGGCTCTTCGCCTCGTCCTCGCTCTACGTGCCGATGGAATTGATCGGCCAGAAGGGGTTCAAGCTGAAACTCGCCTGGATGTACATGTCGCTGTATGTCGGGCTCTGGCTGCTGCTGGCGGTGAATATCGAACTGATCCTGCGCCAGGTCGTGACCCTTCTGGGCGGCGAAGACCGCCTTCGCCCACAAATGCACGCTGATCTCACGGTGGAATGA
- a CDS encoding flavin reductase family protein — translation MNALSSSFDPSTRDSRAFRDALGRFGTGVTVVTCATRAGPLGITANSFASVSLDPPLVLWSPAKSSTRYPFFMAADNFAVHVMGAEQAHICSGFARRGDAFDGLDWETGPNGVPLINNCLSRFECTQHAVHDGGDHSIVVARVTRVSTRAGTPLLFFGGQYGGFTEPS, via the coding sequence ATGAACGCGCTGTCCTCCAGCTTCGACCCGTCCACCAGGGACAGCCGCGCCTTTCGCGATGCCCTGGGCCGGTTCGGTACCGGCGTGACCGTCGTGACCTGTGCCACGCGCGCCGGTCCGCTGGGTATTACCGCCAACAGCTTCGCCAGCGTGTCGCTGGACCCGCCGCTTGTGCTGTGGTCTCCGGCCAAAAGTTCGACGCGCTACCCCTTCTTCATGGCCGCCGACAATTTCGCCGTGCACGTCATGGGCGCCGAACAGGCCCATATCTGCAGCGGATTTGCCCGCCGGGGCGACGCGTTCGACGGGCTGGACTGGGAAACCGGACCGAACGGCGTGCCGTTGATCAACAATTGCCTGTCGCGATTCGAATGCACGCAGCACGCGGTGCACGATGGCGGCGATCACTCGATCGTCGTCGCCCGCGTGACCCGCGTCAGCACGCGTGCCGGCACCCCGCTGCTGTTCTTCGGCGGCCAATACGGCGGTTTCACCGAACCGTCGTGA
- a CDS encoding aldo/keto reductase: MDRIRLNDALEMSRLVYGMWRLGDDDNTTADHVRNKIAACLDQGITTMDQADIYGGYEAEEILGNALTPELRHRIEIVTKCDIVAPVGRYADARVKHYDTSRAHILASVDHSLRLMKIDHIDLLLIHRPDPMMDHFETGAALDEVVKSGKVRAVGVSNFRPWDWELLQSAMKTPLVTNQIEISLLHHTPFTNGDVAFHQRHGQPIMAWSPLGGGALFDGKHTALRARLSEIGAEQGTDDAAVAVAWLLAHPARILPVLGTNNLDRIARIGDAAKVRMDRETWFDLYTLALGHEVA, encoded by the coding sequence ATGGACCGGATCAGACTGAACGACGCGCTGGAGATGAGCCGCCTGGTCTACGGCATGTGGCGCCTCGGCGATGACGACAACACCACCGCCGACCACGTCCGCAATAAGATCGCCGCCTGTCTCGACCAGGGCATCACGACGATGGACCAGGCCGACATCTATGGCGGCTACGAGGCCGAGGAGATCCTGGGCAACGCACTGACGCCCGAGCTGCGCCACCGGATCGAGATCGTCACGAAATGCGACATCGTCGCGCCGGTCGGGCGTTACGCCGATGCCCGCGTCAAGCACTACGACACCTCGCGCGCGCATATCCTGGCCTCGGTCGACCATTCGCTGCGGCTGATGAAGATCGACCATATCGACCTGCTGCTGATCCATCGCCCCGATCCGATGATGGATCATTTCGAGACCGGCGCCGCGCTGGACGAAGTTGTGAAATCCGGCAAGGTCCGCGCCGTCGGGGTGTCGAACTTCCGGCCCTGGGACTGGGAATTGCTGCAATCGGCGATGAAAACGCCCCTGGTGACCAACCAGATCGAGATCAGCCTGCTGCACCACACGCCCTTCACCAACGGCGATGTCGCATTCCACCAGCGCCACGGCCAGCCGATCATGGCCTGGTCGCCCCTGGGCGGCGGCGCCCTGTTCGACGGCAAGCACACCGCTCTGCGTGCCCGCCTGAGCGAGATCGGCGCGGAACAGGGCACCGACGACGCCGCCGTCGCGGTCGCCTGGCTCTTGGCCCATCCAGCCCGCATCCTACCTGTCCTCGGCACCAATAATCTGGACCGGATCGCCCGCATCGGCGATGCTGCGAAGGTCCGCATGGATCGGGAGACATGGTTTGACCTATACACCCTCGCCCTCGGACACGAGGTCGCCTGA
- a CDS encoding LLM class flavin-dependent oxidoreductase → MTVVPITSPDLDAAEVSWFAALCSDDYQFLGVPDGNLRSSWAHCSGIVKEAEAQGFRNILCPSSYQVGQDTLSFVAGCAPITDRINLLAAVRCGEMQPIMLARTIATLDHMLQGRLTVNIISSDFPGEKAESRYRYQRSREVVEILKQAWTQDEINYDGQVYQFHGLTTDPAKPYQTGGPMLYFGGYSPDALDLCGQHCDVYLMWPEPKDQIAERMKAVNAVAEKSDRTLDYGLRVHMVVRDTEAEAREYADYIVSKLNDEYGKLIRERALDSGSLGVSHQARARELADQFGYVEPHLWTGIGRARSGCGAALVGSTDQVLSEIEQYRKMGIRAFIFSGYPHLDECRHFGSRVLPQLKTCSLPEAYGRVPKQTPLTPLGAGERR, encoded by the coding sequence ATGACGGTTGTTCCCATCACCTCTCCGGATCTCGACGCCGCCGAAGTGTCTTGGTTCGCCGCGCTCTGCTCGGACGACTACCAGTTCCTGGGCGTGCCCGACGGCAACCTGCGCTCGTCCTGGGCGCATTGCTCGGGCATCGTGAAAGAGGCCGAGGCACAGGGCTTTCGCAACATCCTCTGCCCGTCGTCCTACCAGGTCGGGCAGGACACGCTGTCCTTCGTGGCAGGCTGCGCGCCGATCACCGACCGGATCAACCTGCTGGCCGCCGTTCGTTGCGGCGAGATGCAGCCGATCATGCTGGCCCGAACCATCGCCACGCTGGACCACATGCTGCAAGGCCGGTTGACGGTGAACATCATTTCGTCCGATTTCCCGGGCGAAAAGGCCGAAAGCAGGTATCGCTATCAACGGTCGCGCGAGGTGGTGGAAATCCTCAAGCAGGCCTGGACGCAGGATGAAATCAACTACGATGGCCAGGTCTATCAGTTCCATGGCCTGACCACCGATCCGGCCAAGCCCTACCAGACCGGGGGACCAATGCTCTATTTCGGCGGCTATTCCCCCGACGCGCTGGACCTGTGCGGCCAGCATTGCGACGTCTACCTGATGTGGCCAGAACCCAAGGACCAGATCGCCGAGCGGATGAAGGCGGTGAACGCGGTGGCCGAGAAATCCGACCGCACGCTGGATTACGGCCTGCGCGTGCACATGGTCGTCCGCGACACCGAGGCCGAGGCCCGGGAATACGCCGACTACATCGTGTCCAAATTGAACGACGAATACGGCAAGCTTATCCGCGAACGGGCGCTGGACAGCGGTTCGCTTGGCGTCAGCCACCAGGCGCGCGCGCGGGAACTGGCCGACCAGTTCGGCTATGTCGAGCCGCATCTCTGGACCGGGATCGGCCGGGCGCGCTCGGGCTGCGGCGCGGCGCTGGTGGGGTCCACCGACCAGGTGCTGAGCGAGATCGAGCAATACCGCAAGATGGGCATCCGCGCCTTCATCTTCTCGGGCTACCCGCATCTGGACGAATGTCGGCACTTCGGCAGCCGCGTGCTGCCGCAGCTGAAAACCTGCTCGCTGCCCGAGGCCTATGGGCGCGTGCCCAAGCAAACGCCGCTGACGCCGCTGGGCGCCGGCGAGCGCCGATAG
- a CDS encoding GntR family transcriptional regulator has protein sequence MDRHALPLHIQISEMLIREIQSGRLVDGERLPPERAFAERLGISVGTLRKALADLADKGLLERVQGSGNYVRARADVKSVYAFFRVERVEGGGLPTAEILSVDRVRKDGVLPAFGTSAEAHRIRRLRRLGNVPAVLEEIWLDGDYAPTLTRDDLSESLYLFYRESLGLWITRAEDRLGLDVVPDWSPQSFGPPRGSQTLMATRISWAQDGARAEVSRNWIDTEVARYVARIA, from the coding sequence ATGGACCGTCACGCTCTTCCCCTGCACATCCAGATCAGCGAAATGCTGATCCGCGAAATCCAGTCGGGCCGGCTGGTGGATGGCGAACGGCTTCCGCCGGAACGGGCCTTTGCCGAACGGTTGGGGATTTCCGTGGGCACGTTGCGCAAGGCCTTGGCCGACCTGGCTGACAAGGGATTGTTGGAGCGCGTGCAAGGGTCGGGCAACTACGTGCGCGCACGGGCCGACGTCAAATCGGTCTACGCGTTCTTCCGTGTCGAACGTGTCGAAGGCGGCGGATTGCCGACTGCCGAGATCCTGTCCGTGGACCGTGTGCGCAAGGACGGTGTCCTGCCCGCATTCGGCACCAGCGCCGAGGCGCATCGCATCCGGCGATTGCGGCGGTTGGGCAACGTGCCGGCCGTTCTGGAAGAAATCTGGCTGGACGGGGATTATGCCCCGACGCTCACCCGTGACGACCTGTCGGAGTCGCTTTACCTGTTCTACCGCGAATCGCTGGGGCTGTGGATCACCCGGGCCGAGGACCGGCTGGGACTGGACGTCGTGCCCGACTGGTCGCCGCAATCCTTCGGCCCGCCGCGCGGTTCGCAGACGCTGATGGCGACGCGGATCAGCTGGGCGCAGGACGGTGCCCGGGCCGAGGTGTCTCGCAACTGGATCGATACGGAGGTCGCCCGGTACGTGGCGCGGATCGCATGA
- a CDS encoding Gfo/Idh/MocA family protein, with protein MKDNTVTQDVVNYGIIGCGMMGQEHLRNIALLPGARAAAIYEPNALMANAAKAIAPNARLCESIEDLLSDDLHCLLVASPNHLHVAQLEEIAARRPLPLLMEKPLFTHETDADRMDRLAASYPAPIWVAMEYRYMPPIQTFLDQLDRATGRVTMFTIREHRFPFLPKVGDWNRFNRNTGGTLVEKCCHFFDLMRLVLRSDPVRVMASAGQEVNHLDEDYGGERPDIWDSAYVIVDFASGARAMLELCMYAEGAKYQEELSAVGPNGKIEAFVPGPGRFWPTHLGIPPTAQVVVSPRHPKGPQAVDIPVEPALLDAGDHNGSTFYQHQRFLDVVRGKIAPEVSALDGAWAVRVGLAAQESAMTGQAVTL; from the coding sequence ATGAAGGACAACACAGTGACCCAGGACGTGGTGAATTACGGCATCATCGGCTGCGGCATGATGGGGCAGGAGCATCTGCGCAACATCGCCCTGTTGCCCGGTGCCCGCGCCGCGGCGATCTACGAGCCGAACGCGTTGATGGCGAACGCGGCCAAGGCGATCGCTCCGAACGCGCGGTTGTGCGAGTCGATCGAGGACCTGCTGTCGGACGACCTGCACTGCCTGCTGGTGGCCAGCCCCAACCACCTGCACGTCGCCCAACTCGAGGAAATCGCCGCGCGGCGCCCGCTGCCGTTGCTGATGGAAAAGCCGCTGTTCACGCACGAGACCGATGCGGACCGGATGGACCGGCTGGCGGCCAGCTACCCGGCGCCGATCTGGGTGGCGATGGAATACCGCTACATGCCGCCGATCCAGACCTTCCTGGACCAGTTGGACCGGGCCACTGGCCGCGTCACAATGTTCACGATCCGCGAACACCGCTTCCCTTTCCTGCCCAAGGTGGGCGACTGGAACCGGTTCAACCGAAACACCGGCGGTACGCTGGTCGAGAAATGCTGCCATTTCTTCGACCTGATGCGGCTGGTGCTGAGGTCCGATCCGGTGCGCGTCATGGCCAGCGCCGGGCAAGAGGTGAACCATCTCGACGAGGATTACGGCGGCGAGCGCCCCGACATCTGGGACAGCGCCTATGTGATCGTCGATTTCGCCAGCGGCGCGCGGGCAATGCTGGAGTTGTGCATGTATGCCGAAGGCGCGAAGTACCAGGAGGAGCTGTCGGCCGTGGGTCCGAATGGCAAGATCGAGGCCTTCGTGCCCGGCCCGGGCCGGTTCTGGCCCACCCATCTGGGAATCCCGCCCACCGCGCAGGTGGTGGTCAGCCCACGCCACCCCAAGGGTCCGCAGGCCGTCGATATCCCGGTGGAACCGGCCTTGCTCGATGCCGGTGACCACAATGGCTCGACCTTTTACCAGCACCAGCGCTTTCTCGATGTCGTGCGCGGCAAGATCGCGCCCGAAGTCAGTGCTTTGGATGGCGCCTGGGCGGTTCGGGTGGGTCTTGCGGCGCAAGAATCGGCGATGACCGGGCAGGCCGTGACGCTGTGA